The Streptomyces camelliae genome window below encodes:
- a CDS encoding S-methyl-5'-thioadenosine phosphorylase, with translation MTNAEIGVIGGSGFYSFLDAVTEVQVDTPYGAPSDSLFLGEIAGRRVAFLPRHGRGHHLPPHRINYRANLWALRSVGVRQILGPCAVGGVRPEYGPGTLLIPDQLVDRTKARVQTYFDGLPLPDGTTPNVVHVSLADPYCPVGRVAALKAAYGRDWEPVDGGTLVVVEGPRFSTRAESLWHRAQGWSVVGMTGHPEAALARELELCYTSLTLVTDLDAGAETGEGVSHDEVLNVFAANVDRLRSVLFDAVAALPETKERDCPCVNALGGMNPGFELP, from the coding sequence ATGACGAACGCGGAGATCGGTGTCATCGGTGGGTCCGGCTTCTACTCCTTCCTCGACGCAGTGACAGAGGTCCAGGTCGACACCCCGTACGGGGCCCCCAGCGATTCCCTCTTCCTCGGCGAGATCGCCGGCCGGCGGGTCGCGTTCCTCCCCCGCCACGGCCGCGGTCACCATCTGCCGCCGCACCGGATCAACTACCGCGCCAACCTGTGGGCGCTGCGCTCCGTCGGCGTACGTCAGATTCTCGGTCCCTGCGCGGTGGGCGGAGTCCGCCCGGAGTACGGACCGGGCACGCTGCTGATCCCCGACCAGTTGGTGGACCGCACGAAGGCCCGGGTGCAGACATACTTCGACGGGCTGCCGCTGCCGGACGGCACCACGCCGAACGTGGTGCACGTGTCCCTGGCCGACCCGTACTGCCCCGTCGGACGAGTGGCCGCGCTGAAGGCCGCGTACGGCCGGGACTGGGAGCCCGTGGACGGCGGCACCCTGGTCGTGGTCGAGGGGCCGCGGTTCTCCACCCGCGCGGAATCGTTGTGGCACCGGGCGCAGGGCTGGTCCGTTGTGGGTATGACCGGTCATCCCGAGGCCGCGCTTGCCCGTGAACTGGAGCTGTGTTACACGTCGTTGACCCTGGTCACGGACCTCGACGCAGGGGCGGAGACCGGGGAGGGTGTCTCGCACGACGAGGTGCTGAACGTGTTCGCCGCCAACGTGGACCGGCTGCGGAGCGTGCTGTTCGACGCGGTGGCCGCACTGCCCGAAACCAAGGAGCGGGACTGCCCGTGCGTGAACGCGCTCGGCGGGATGAACCCGGGCTTCGAGCTGCCGTAG
- a CDS encoding response regulator transcription factor → MKRVLVVDDDPTVSEVVAGYLTRAGFTVDVAADGPSAVAGATAQPPDLVVLDLMLPGMDGLEVCRRIRQAGPLPVIMLTARGDEEDRILGLEVGADDYVTKPFSPRELVLRVESVLRRAGALMAAQGASSAPAAARELRSGPLALDPTARRATREGKELALTLREFDLLEFFLRNPGRAISREELMRRVWGWDFGDLSTVTVHVRRLREKIEDDPAGPRLISTVWGVGYRFDVPGTNGADHAA, encoded by the coding sequence GTGAAACGCGTACTCGTCGTGGACGACGACCCGACCGTCTCCGAGGTCGTCGCCGGATACCTGACCCGGGCGGGCTTCACCGTCGACGTGGCCGCCGACGGTCCCTCCGCCGTGGCCGGCGCCACTGCACAGCCGCCGGATCTGGTGGTCCTGGACCTCATGCTGCCCGGCATGGACGGACTGGAGGTCTGCCGCCGTATCCGGCAGGCCGGACCACTGCCCGTGATCATGCTGACGGCGCGAGGTGACGAGGAGGACCGCATCCTCGGCCTGGAGGTCGGAGCAGACGACTATGTCACCAAGCCCTTCAGCCCCCGGGAGCTGGTCCTGCGGGTGGAGTCCGTACTGCGCCGCGCGGGGGCACTGATGGCCGCACAGGGCGCATCGTCCGCACCGGCCGCTGCGAGGGAACTGCGGTCCGGGCCTCTCGCGCTGGACCCCACGGCTCGCCGGGCCACTCGCGAGGGGAAGGAACTGGCGCTGACCCTCAGGGAGTTCGACCTGCTGGAGTTCTTCCTGCGCAATCCCGGGCGGGCCATCAGCCGCGAGGAACTCATGCGCCGCGTGTGGGGCTGGGACTTCGGTGACCTGTCCACCGTCACCGTCCACGTCCGGCGGTTGCGCGAGAAGATCGAGGACGATCCGGCCGGCCCCCGGCTGATCAGCACCGTGTGGGGGGTCGGCTATCGCTTCGACGTACCCGGGACGAACGGGGCGGACCATGCTGCGTGA
- a CDS encoding TIGR04282 family arsenosugar biosynthesis glycosyltransferase yields the protein MSARTPVTLLVIAKEPVPGRVKTRLTPPYTPQEAAALAEAALADTLHTVLKAPARRRVLALDGTPGPWLPPGYDVVAQSSGGLDERIAAAFEHCDGPTLLVGMDTPHMTADMIAGVGRDGHDAWFGPAADGGFWALGLADPARAGALVRGVPMSTDRTGAIQRDRLTEAGLAVADLPVLRDVDTAADAVEAAARCARGSSFAAVLNSLAEVAR from the coding sequence ATGAGCGCCCGAACCCCGGTGACCCTGCTGGTGATCGCCAAGGAACCCGTGCCCGGTCGGGTCAAGACGCGGCTCACCCCGCCCTACACACCGCAGGAGGCGGCCGCCCTCGCCGAGGCCGCCCTCGCCGACACCCTCCACACCGTGCTCAAGGCCCCCGCACGCCGCCGCGTCCTCGCCCTCGACGGCACCCCCGGCCCGTGGCTGCCACCCGGCTACGACGTCGTAGCCCAGAGCTCCGGCGGCCTGGACGAGCGGATCGCCGCCGCCTTCGAGCACTGCGACGGACCGACACTCCTGGTCGGCATGGACACCCCCCACATGACCGCCGACATGATCGCCGGCGTCGGCCGGGACGGCCACGACGCCTGGTTCGGTCCGGCCGCGGACGGCGGCTTCTGGGCGCTGGGCCTTGCCGATCCCGCCCGGGCCGGCGCCCTGGTCCGTGGGGTGCCGATGTCGACGGACCGGACGGGCGCGATCCAACGCGACCGCCTGACCGAGGCAGGGCTGGCGGTGGCCGACCTGCCGGTACTGCGCGATGTGGACACCGCTGCCGACGCCGTCGAGGCCGCCGCCCGCTGCGCACGGGGCTCCAGCTTCGCCGCCGTCCTCAACTCGCTGGCGGAGGTGGCCCGATGA
- a CDS encoding class I SAM-dependent DNA methyltransferase, with amino-acid sequence MTGTAVGTHTVVAEWPDAVTTELRPKPPTAGAAGKHLPSPAEPTTPVAPGAPWTDDPYAHALRTGRGPLFLRRLSHSDRPDGFGVEHTLPLDVERWCAPADAADTTVLRRCTGSVLDAGCGPGRLVAALAARGVPALGVDLSRDAVQRTRRSGGAAIRRSVFDHLPGEGRWGTVLLLDGNIGIGGDPVALLRRLRELAAPGGLLLAEAAPQDVDERLTVRVENAHGHHGRPFSWARLGTTALLSAARSAGWIQTGRWTAEGRPFVELRRPHAEHPHAQAPITERRPPS; translated from the coding sequence ATGACCGGGACCGCAGTCGGCACGCACACGGTCGTGGCCGAGTGGCCGGACGCGGTCACGACCGAGCTCCGGCCGAAGCCCCCGACGGCAGGCGCAGCCGGGAAACACCTGCCGAGCCCCGCCGAGCCCACCACGCCCGTGGCACCGGGCGCCCCGTGGACCGACGATCCCTACGCCCACGCTCTGCGCACCGGACGCGGCCCGCTCTTCCTGCGCCGCCTGTCACACTCTGATCGCCCCGACGGCTTCGGCGTGGAGCACACGCTGCCGCTGGACGTGGAACGTTGGTGTGCACCTGCCGACGCGGCGGACACCACCGTGCTGCGCCGATGTACGGGCTCCGTCCTGGATGCGGGGTGCGGGCCGGGACGCCTGGTGGCCGCACTGGCCGCCCGTGGCGTACCGGCGCTGGGCGTGGACCTCAGCCGGGACGCCGTGCAGCGGACCCGGCGCAGTGGCGGTGCCGCCATACGGCGGTCCGTCTTCGACCACCTCCCGGGCGAAGGCCGCTGGGGCACCGTACTGCTGCTGGACGGCAACATCGGCATCGGCGGCGATCCCGTCGCCCTGCTGCGCCGCCTGCGCGAACTGGCCGCCCCCGGCGGGCTCCTGCTGGCCGAGGCCGCCCCGCAGGACGTGGACGAGCGCCTCACCGTCCGCGTCGAGAACGCCCACGGTCACCACGGCCGGCCCTTCTCCTGGGCCAGGCTGGGCACCACCGCGCTGCTGTCCGCCGCACGCTCCGCCGGCTGGATCCAGACCGGCCGCTGGACGGCCGAGGGCCGCCCGTTCGTCGAACTGCGCCGCCCGCACGCGGAGCACCCCCACGCACAGGCCCCGATCACCGAGAGGCGCCCTCCCTCATGA
- a CDS encoding NAD-dependent epimerase/dehydratase family protein produces the protein MLILVTGGAGFIGSHIVSAFTGAGHEVRVLDALLPAAHHTPPPVPDGVDWRHADVRDREAVRDALDGVDTVCHQAAMVGLGKDFADAPDYVGCNDFGTAVLLAGMAESRVPRLVLASSMVVYGEGRYECARHGVVRPGPRRIAELDAGRFEPPCPHCGEPLSAGLVGEDAPTDPRNVYAATKLAQEHLAASWARATGGRVAALRYHNVYGPGMPRDTPYAGVASLFRSALARGEAPRVFEDGGQRRDFVHVRDVAGANLAALSGLSGLPEGGLRAYNVGSGAPHTVGEMAAALATAHGGQAPVVTGEYRLGDVRHITASSRRLRDELSWKPEVDFAEGIAEFAVAPLRAG, from the coding sequence ATGTTGATCCTGGTCACCGGAGGTGCGGGCTTCATCGGCTCGCACATCGTCAGCGCTTTCACCGGCGCCGGGCACGAGGTGCGCGTGCTCGACGCGCTCCTGCCCGCCGCCCACCACACGCCGCCGCCCGTCCCCGATGGTGTCGACTGGCGTCACGCGGACGTCCGCGACAGAGAAGCGGTGCGAGACGCGCTGGACGGCGTGGACACCGTCTGCCATCAGGCGGCGATGGTGGGGCTCGGCAAGGACTTCGCGGACGCGCCCGACTACGTCGGCTGCAACGACTTCGGCACGGCCGTACTGCTGGCAGGCATGGCAGAGTCCCGGGTACCCCGACTCGTGCTGGCGAGTTCCATGGTCGTCTACGGCGAGGGCCGCTACGAGTGTGCCCGGCACGGCGTCGTACGGCCGGGGCCGCGACGGATCGCCGAACTGGACGCGGGCCGTTTCGAACCACCCTGCCCACACTGTGGCGAGCCCCTGTCCGCCGGCCTGGTGGGGGAGGACGCGCCGACCGATCCGCGCAACGTCTACGCGGCCACCAAGCTCGCCCAGGAGCACCTGGCCGCGTCGTGGGCACGGGCGACGGGTGGACGGGTGGCGGCGCTTCGCTACCACAATGTGTACGGGCCCGGCATGCCGCGCGACACCCCCTACGCGGGAGTCGCCTCCCTGTTCCGGTCCGCCCTCGCACGCGGCGAGGCACCTCGTGTGTTCGAGGACGGTGGTCAGCGCCGGGACTTCGTCCACGTCCGGGATGTCGCGGGGGCCAACCTGGCGGCACTGAGCGGGCTGTCCGGTCTGCCGGAGGGTGGTCTGCGGGCGTACAACGTCGGCAGCGGCGCTCCGCACACGGTGGGGGAGATGGCTGCCGCCCTGGCCACGGCACATGGTGGCCAGGCGCCCGTCGTCACCGGGGAGTACCGGCTCGGCGACGTCCGTCACATCACCGCTTCCTCGCGCAGGCTCCGCGATGAACTGAGTTGGAAACCGGAGGTGGACTTCGCCGAGGGAATCGCGGAGTTCGCGGTGGCCCCCTTGCGGGCCGGCTGA
- a CDS encoding sensor histidine kinase, which translates to MLRDIFLIAVYAAIGAGTAGLLGVGALRLLRNRSVALSLAVVATVAVAAMLAGTMLVSWAMLLSDHDLWVVTMVCSIAAVVSLAVALVLGRSVVKGSRALAEATRALGDEGRFTPPRAAPTAELAQLVRELDSTSAKLAASRERERALEDSRRELVAWISHDLRTPLAGLQAMTEALEDGMVDDPSVYHARIRREVGRLSEMVGDLFELSRIQAGVLALNTARMSVYDLVGDAIAGADALAKEHGVRIVGDGVEPVPIEVDGREMSRVLANLLVNAIHRTPNDGTVAVSARQEADSVVVSVTDSCGGIPPEDLPRVFDTGWRGSDARTPPAGAGLGLAIVRGIVEAHRGQAAVHNVPGGCRFEVRLPAAA; encoded by the coding sequence ATGCTGCGTGACATCTTCCTGATCGCCGTGTACGCGGCGATCGGTGCGGGCACCGCCGGACTGCTCGGTGTGGGCGCCCTGAGACTGCTGCGGAACCGCTCGGTCGCGCTGTCCCTGGCCGTGGTCGCCACTGTTGCCGTGGCGGCGATGCTCGCCGGGACGATGCTCGTGTCGTGGGCGATGCTGCTGTCGGATCACGACCTGTGGGTCGTGACGATGGTGTGCTCCATCGCGGCGGTCGTCTCCCTCGCAGTGGCACTCGTCCTCGGACGCAGCGTCGTCAAGGGCAGCCGGGCCCTCGCCGAGGCCACCCGCGCCCTGGGCGACGAGGGCCGCTTCACCCCGCCCAGGGCCGCTCCCACGGCCGAACTGGCCCAGCTCGTCCGCGAGTTGGACTCCACCAGTGCGAAGCTGGCCGCATCCAGGGAGCGCGAACGGGCCCTGGAGGATTCCCGCCGGGAACTGGTCGCCTGGATCTCCCACGACCTGCGCACCCCGCTCGCCGGGCTCCAGGCGATGACCGAAGCGCTGGAGGACGGCATGGTGGACGATCCCAGCGTCTACCACGCCCGGATCCGCAGGGAGGTCGGGCGGCTCAGCGAGATGGTCGGCGACCTGTTCGAGCTCTCCCGCATCCAGGCCGGCGTGCTCGCCCTGAACACGGCCCGCATGTCGGTCTACGACCTCGTCGGCGACGCGATCGCGGGCGCCGACGCCCTGGCCAAGGAGCACGGCGTACGGATCGTCGGCGACGGAGTCGAACCGGTGCCGATCGAGGTCGACGGCCGCGAGATGTCCCGCGTCCTGGCCAACCTCCTTGTCAACGCCATCCACCGCACGCCCAACGACGGAACGGTGGCGGTCTCCGCCCGACAGGAGGCCGACAGCGTCGTCGTCTCGGTGACCGACAGCTGCGGCGGCATCCCGCCCGAGGACCTGCCCCGCGTCTTCGACACCGGCTGGCGCGGCTCCGACGCCCGCACCCCGCCCGCCGGCGCGGGCCTGGGGCTGGCCATCGTCCGGGGCATCGTCGAGGCCCATCGCGGCCAGGCCGCCGTTCACAACGTGCCGGGCGGCTGCCGCTTCGAGGTCCGCCTCCCAGCAGCCGCCTGA
- a CDS encoding YbhB/YbcL family Raf kinase inhibitor-like protein: MSGIELSSTAFDDKTVIPRRYSGEGENISPPLTWSGVPHEATELVLLCEDPDAPGTTFLHWLVTGIDPGTTGAAEGQEPQGGQPWPNGFGRVGWGGPMPPPGHGPHRYFFRLYALSEPLPLHDRPGADDVHRALKGRELASGTLVGTYQR; the protein is encoded by the coding sequence ATGAGCGGAATTGAACTCAGCAGCACCGCGTTCGACGACAAAACGGTGATCCCCCGTCGGTACAGCGGGGAGGGCGAGAACATCTCACCGCCCCTGACCTGGTCGGGGGTGCCCCACGAGGCCACGGAGCTGGTGCTCCTGTGCGAGGACCCGGACGCGCCGGGGACGACCTTCCTGCACTGGCTGGTGACCGGCATCGATCCGGGGACGACCGGGGCGGCGGAGGGCCAGGAGCCCCAGGGCGGCCAGCCGTGGCCCAACGGCTTCGGCCGCGTGGGCTGGGGAGGGCCGATGCCTCCACCGGGGCACGGACCGCACCGCTACTTCTTCCGCCTGTACGCCCTGTCCGAACCCCTGCCGCTGCACGACCGCCCGGGCGCCGACGACGTGCACCGTGCCCTGAAGGGCAGGGAGCTGGCCTCCGGCACCCTGGTCGGGACCTATCAGCGCTGA
- a CDS encoding YbhB/YbcL family Raf kinase inhibitor-like protein produces the protein MAVTSQPEPHVRLALWAGAAHDYSPGLTIANTPKGTVELALSMVDVKNQKIHWLQVGIPAATRELKAHHLTPGARELLNNLGEATYDGPCPRPNSTHPYRLTLYACGMWGSVIADFKGRILWTVTLRLGRMHDPTGAPTPVTPLPTSSPTAVTT, from the coding sequence GTGGCCGTAACCAGTCAGCCGGAACCGCATGTCCGGCTCGCTCTGTGGGCCGGCGCAGCTCACGACTACTCGCCTGGGCTCACCATCGCCAATACCCCGAAGGGTACTGTCGAACTGGCCCTTTCCATGGTCGATGTAAAGAATCAGAAGATCCATTGGCTTCAGGTGGGTATTCCCGCTGCCACACGGGAACTGAAGGCGCACCATCTGACGCCCGGCGCGCGGGAGCTTCTCAACAACCTCGGTGAGGCAACGTACGACGGGCCGTGCCCACGCCCCAACAGCACCCACCCGTATCGCCTGACGCTGTACGCGTGTGGCATGTGGGGGTCAGTCATCGCCGACTTCAAGGGCCGCATACTGTGGACCGTCACACTACGGCTGGGACGCATGCACGACCCGACCGGCGCCCCGACACCTGTCACACCATTGCCGACCTCGTCTCCGACCGCTGTCACGACCTGA
- a CDS encoding protein-L-isoaspartate(D-aspartate) O-methyltransferase, producing MAHEGTPEDLVRAAHAAGVTDARLLEAVRSIPRAEFVPADEVAFAYRDTPVPLPHRQVTTQPSLIAMMVSALGLTGDEQVLEVGTGYGWQTALLARLAAYVVSVERWPDLVDEARLRLAGQGVGNAEVVLGDGTLGMPSRAPYDAVIVCAAFPRVPEPLVAQLRTGGRLVQPIGQGGQERVELYERRAHDLVRRRTVTAARFVRLYGAHGYDER from the coding sequence ATGGCCCATGAAGGGACCCCCGAGGACCTGGTCCGCGCGGCCCACGCCGCGGGCGTGACCGACGCACGTCTCCTGGAGGCCGTACGGAGCATCCCCCGGGCGGAATTCGTCCCCGCGGACGAGGTGGCATTCGCGTACCGGGACACGCCCGTTCCGCTCCCCCACAGGCAGGTGACCACCCAGCCCTCGCTGATCGCCATGATGGTCTCCGCGCTCGGCCTCACCGGAGACGAACAGGTCCTGGAGGTCGGGACCGGATACGGCTGGCAGACCGCGCTGCTGGCCCGCTTGGCCGCGTACGTCGTCAGCGTCGAGCGCTGGCCCGACCTGGTCGACGAGGCCCGGCTGCGGCTGGCCGGGCAGGGCGTCGGCAATGCCGAGGTCGTACTCGGCGACGGGACCCTCGGGATGCCGAGCCGTGCCCCGTACGACGCCGTGATCGTCTGCGCGGCCTTCCCACGCGTGCCTGAGCCGCTCGTGGCTCAGCTCCGCACCGGTGGCCGGCTGGTCCAGCCGATCGGGCAGGGCGGACAGGAACGTGTCGAGCTGTACGAGCGGCGGGCCCACGACCTGGTGCGCCGCAGGACGGTCACCGCGGCGCGGTTCGTCCGGCTGTACGGCGCCCATGGGTATGACGAGCGGTGA
- a CDS encoding nucleoside-triphosphatase: protein MPTRILLEGRPGAGKTTALRRLAALLPTHTATGFTTEEIRQSGARVGFALETLAGRREVLAHVDLPGPPRVGKYGVDTGVMERLALPSLRPAATEEATGRLVLIDELGRMELACTAFRHAVDALFVAEVDVVATVHTHRDPFTDALKRRADIEVVQLTPANRDVLPGELAARLQQPGMHGRPPSHG from the coding sequence GTGCCGACGAGGATCCTGCTGGAGGGCCGCCCTGGCGCGGGCAAGACGACCGCTCTGCGGCGGCTCGCCGCGCTGCTGCCCACCCACACGGCCACCGGCTTCACCACGGAGGAGATCCGGCAATCCGGCGCCCGCGTCGGTTTCGCCCTGGAGACCCTGGCAGGCCGACGGGAAGTGCTCGCCCATGTCGACCTTCCCGGTCCGCCACGGGTGGGGAAGTACGGCGTCGACACGGGCGTCATGGAACGATTGGCGCTGCCGTCGCTTCGGCCGGCAGCAACCGAGGAGGCAACAGGGCGGCTGGTGCTCATCGACGAGCTGGGGCGGATGGAACTGGCGTGCACGGCGTTCCGGCACGCGGTCGACGCGCTGTTCGTCGCAGAGGTCGACGTCGTCGCCACGGTCCACACGCACCGCGATCCGTTCACCGACGCCCTCAAGCGGCGCGCCGACATCGAGGTCGTCCAGCTCACTCCGGCAAACCGGGACGTCCTTCCGGGGGAGCTCGCGGCCCGGTTGCAGCAGCCCGGGATGCACGGAAGGCCTCCCTCTCACGGATGA
- a CDS encoding glycosyltransferase family 2 protein translates to METPSSSPSQVDVVLPCLNEAEALPWVLDRIPSGWRAIVVDNGSTDGSADIARALGAHVVSEPVRGFGAACHAGLTAATADVVCFCDCDASLDPALLPRIAAPVLDGTADLVLGRRRPTTPKAWPPHARLANLELARLVRRRTGVRLHDLGPMRAARREALLALDLTDRRSGYPLQMVVRGADAGWRVAEMDVSYHPRTGRSKVTGTWRGTWQAVRDMRAVLAEAPVTAPEVVGAGVRGGER, encoded by the coding sequence ATCGAGACTCCCTCCTCTTCCCCTTCCCAGGTCGACGTGGTGCTGCCCTGCCTGAACGAGGCCGAGGCACTGCCCTGGGTGCTCGACCGGATTCCGTCCGGCTGGCGCGCCATCGTCGTCGACAACGGCTCCACCGACGGCTCGGCGGACATCGCCCGCGCCCTCGGCGCCCACGTGGTGTCCGAGCCGGTGCGCGGCTTCGGCGCCGCCTGCCACGCCGGCCTGACCGCCGCCACGGCCGACGTCGTCTGCTTCTGCGACTGCGACGCCTCCCTCGACCCCGCCCTGCTGCCGCGCATCGCCGCGCCCGTCCTCGACGGCACCGCGGACCTTGTGCTGGGCCGACGGCGCCCCACCACCCCCAAGGCATGGCCTCCGCACGCCCGCCTGGCCAACCTGGAGCTGGCCCGGCTCGTCCGCAGGCGCACCGGAGTGCGCCTGCACGACCTCGGTCCGATGCGCGCCGCCCGGCGCGAGGCCCTGCTCGCCCTGGACCTGACCGACCGGCGCTCGGGCTACCCGCTGCAGATGGTGGTGCGCGGTGCCGACGCCGGCTGGCGGGTGGCGGAGATGGACGTGTCCTACCACCCGCGAACCGGCCGCTCCAAAGTCACCGGCACCTGGCGGGGCACTTGGCAGGCCGTGCGGGACATGCGCGCCGTGCTCGCCGAGGCGCCCGTCACCGCCCCCGAGGTCGTCGGCGCCGGCGTGCGGGGAGGCGAACGATGA
- a CDS encoding glycosyltransferase family 87 protein, protein MTDSASTRWPAPRSAEPVPDHPAVPANRRIGRVCTAVTVVLLAALTAAVVATLRAGDNQSDPGRLLAGYGIAWTLFAAGAWAVRKAPARAATFLVLAGSAAVALAGLAAAPRTSDDMYRYAWDGRVQAAGISPYAYPPAAPQLAHLRDNWLFPTSGSCDGWGLRRTDGGVCVRINRPTVPTIYPPVAEGWFLGVHALSPPDSRHKPIQVGGAVLAFGTTAALLVVLRRRGDPQRAAGRAALWGWCPAVPFEAVNNAHIDTLGVLLTVLALGTATAGTRRGALLGAAIAVKLLPVLALPGALAGQRDARRIGTVTAAAVATVALAYVPYVMASGTGVLGYLPGYLNEEGYEPGDVRRFALLRLILPDSAAEIVAIVLLALTALFVWWRGDPARPWRGALLLTGTTLLLFSPNYPWYSLLVVALVALDGRWEWLTVTLAGTVLYLAGRLLPGFPLQAWAYGAAAVTVVLGACLRGPTVGPASSAPSPTYSA, encoded by the coding sequence ATGACCGACAGTGCCTCGACGCGTTGGCCGGCTCCCCGGTCCGCCGAGCCCGTCCCCGACCACCCCGCCGTACCGGCGAACCGCCGCATCGGTCGTGTGTGTACGGCGGTCACGGTGGTGCTGCTCGCCGCGCTCACCGCCGCAGTCGTCGCCACCCTCCGGGCCGGCGACAACCAGAGCGACCCGGGCCGCCTGCTCGCCGGATACGGCATCGCCTGGACACTGTTCGCCGCCGGGGCCTGGGCCGTACGCAAGGCCCCCGCCCGCGCCGCGACGTTCCTCGTGCTCGCGGGCTCGGCCGCCGTCGCCCTGGCCGGCCTGGCGGCAGCGCCCCGCACCAGCGACGACATGTACCGCTACGCCTGGGACGGACGCGTGCAGGCCGCCGGCATCTCGCCCTACGCCTATCCGCCGGCCGCCCCCCAACTGGCCCATCTGCGGGACAACTGGCTGTTCCCCACCAGTGGATCCTGCGACGGCTGGGGTCTGAGGCGCACCGACGGCGGAGTGTGTGTCCGCATCAACCGCCCCACCGTTCCGACGATCTACCCGCCCGTCGCCGAGGGCTGGTTCCTGGGCGTCCACGCCCTCTCGCCACCGGACAGTCGCCACAAGCCGATCCAAGTAGGGGGCGCGGTACTGGCGTTCGGCACCACCGCAGCCCTGCTCGTCGTCCTGCGCCGACGAGGGGACCCGCAACGCGCCGCCGGCCGTGCCGCGTTGTGGGGCTGGTGCCCGGCCGTCCCCTTCGAGGCCGTCAACAACGCACACATCGACACCCTCGGCGTCCTGCTCACCGTGCTGGCTCTCGGCACCGCCACCGCGGGGACGCGCCGCGGCGCCCTGCTCGGCGCCGCCATCGCGGTCAAGCTGCTGCCCGTGCTGGCCCTGCCCGGCGCCCTGGCCGGGCAGCGCGACGCGAGACGCATCGGGACGGTGACGGCGGCTGCCGTTGCCACGGTCGCGCTCGCCTACGTGCCCTACGTCATGGCCTCCGGCACCGGAGTCCTCGGCTATCTCCCCGGCTACCTGAACGAAGAAGGATACGAACCCGGCGATGTACGCCGCTTCGCCTTGCTGCGGCTGATCCTGCCGGACTCCGCCGCCGAAATCGTGGCCATCGTCCTGCTCGCGCTCACGGCCCTGTTCGTGTGGTGGCGCGGCGACCCGGCACGCCCCTGGCGCGGTGCCCTCCTGCTGACCGGTACGACTCTGCTGCTGTTCTCGCCCAACTACCCCTGGTACTCCCTGCTCGTCGTCGCCCTCGTCGCCCTGGACGGCCGCTGGGAGTGGCTGACCGTCACGCTCGCCGGCACGGTCCTGTACCTCGCCGGGCGGCTGTTGCCCGGGTTCCCTTTGCAGGCATGGGCCTACGGCGCCGCCGCTGTCACGGTGGTACTAGGTGCCTGCTTGAGAGGGCCCACCGTGGGACCGGCGTCTTCGGCTCCGTCTCCTACGTACAGCGCCTAG